The following are from one region of the Edwardsiella tarda ATCC 15947 = NBRC 105688 genome:
- the fruA gene encoding PTS fructose transporter subunit IIBC — protein sequence MNTLLITEGAQGEARCFLARRMLEAAGEQRQVSWVTHPQEAELVLFIGDDTPQDAALDGKRFYRATVAEAIRQPEALLARAQRDAMPYQYVAPQTAAPGARPLRLVAVTACPTGVAHTFMAAEALEAEARRRGWQVKVETRGSVGAGNAITPEEVAQADLVVVAADIEVDLAKFAGKPMYRTSTGLALKKSAQELDKAQREAVIYQPASAAGAPASASAKKEAGGAYRHLLTGVSYMLPMVVAGGLCIALSFVFGIQAFKEPGTLAAALMRIGGDSAFALMVPVLAGYIAFSIADRPGLTPGLIGGMLAVSLGSGFIGGIIAGFLAGYVARAISNGLKLPASMEALKPILIIPLLSSLIVGLAMIYVIGTPVAKILEWLTHWLQTMGTANAVILGAILGAMMCTDMGGPVNKAAYAFGVGLLSTQTYGPMAAIMAAGMVPPLAMGLATFVARRKFAQSEREGGKAAVILGLCFITEGAIPFAARDPMRVLPCCILGGALTGALSMLFGAKLMAPHGGLFVLLIPGAISPVLPYLLAIVAGTLLSGLLYALIKQPDGAIQAEKAAAH from the coding sequence ATGAATACCCTACTGATTACCGAAGGTGCGCAGGGCGAAGCCCGTTGTTTCCTGGCTCGACGAATGTTGGAAGCGGCCGGTGAACAACGGCAGGTGAGCTGGGTGACCCACCCGCAAGAGGCGGAGTTGGTGCTGTTTATCGGCGACGACACGCCGCAGGATGCGGCGTTAGACGGTAAGCGTTTCTACCGTGCCACGGTGGCCGAGGCGATCCGCCAGCCGGAGGCGCTATTGGCGCGAGCACAGCGCGATGCCATGCCTTACCAGTATGTGGCGCCGCAAACAGCTGCGCCGGGCGCTCGGCCGTTGCGCCTGGTGGCGGTCACCGCCTGCCCGACCGGGGTGGCCCACACCTTTATGGCAGCCGAGGCGTTGGAGGCTGAGGCACGACGTCGCGGCTGGCAGGTCAAGGTAGAGACGCGGGGATCGGTAGGGGCGGGTAACGCCATTACGCCCGAAGAGGTGGCGCAGGCCGATCTGGTGGTGGTCGCCGCTGACATCGAGGTCGATCTGGCGAAGTTCGCCGGTAAGCCGATGTATCGGACCAGCACCGGCTTGGCGCTGAAGAAGAGTGCGCAGGAGTTGGATAAGGCGCAGCGGGAGGCGGTGATCTATCAACCGGCCTCTGCGGCGGGCGCCCCGGCGTCGGCGAGCGCTAAGAAGGAGGCGGGCGGCGCCTATCGCCATCTGCTGACCGGTGTCTCCTATATGCTGCCGATGGTGGTGGCGGGGGGGTTGTGTATCGCGCTCTCCTTCGTCTTCGGTATTCAGGCCTTTAAGGAGCCGGGTACGTTGGCGGCGGCGTTGATGCGGATCGGCGGAGACTCCGCCTTCGCATTGATGGTGCCAGTCTTGGCCGGCTATATCGCCTTCTCGATCGCCGACCGTCCCGGCCTGACGCCTGGGTTGATCGGCGGGATGTTGGCGGTCAGTCTCGGTTCCGGCTTTATCGGCGGCATCATCGCCGGTTTCCTTGCCGGCTATGTGGCGCGCGCCATCAGCAATGGCCTCAAGCTGCCCGCGAGTATGGAGGCGTTGAAGCCGATCCTGATCATTCCGCTGCTGTCGAGTCTGATCGTCGGTCTGGCGATGATCTATGTCATCGGTACGCCGGTGGCCAAGATCCTAGAGTGGCTGACCCACTGGCTGCAAACCATGGGCACCGCCAATGCGGTGATCCTGGGGGCCATCCTGGGGGCGATGATGTGTACCGACATGGGGGGGCCGGTAAACAAGGCGGCCTATGCCTTCGGGGTGGGGCTGCTCAGCACCCAGACCTATGGCCCGATGGCCGCCATCATGGCCGCCGGGATGGTGCCGCCGCTGGCGATGGGCTTAGCGACGTTCGTGGCGCGGCGTAAATTCGCGCAGAGCGAGCGAGAGGGCGGCAAGGCGGCGGTGATCCTCGGGCTGTGCTTTATCACCGAGGGGGCGATCCCCTTCGCCGCGCGCGACCCGATGCGTGTCCTGCCCTGCTGTATCCTGGGCGGCGCGTTGACCGGGGCGTTATCGATGCTGTTTGGCGCCAAGCTGATGGCACCGCACGGTGGGTTGTTTGTCCTGCTGATCCCTGGCGCGATCTCGCCGGTATTGCCTTACCTGTTGGCCATCGTGGCCGGGACGCTGTTGAGCGGGCTGTTGTA